From a single Hymenobacter sp. YIM 151500-1 genomic region:
- a CDS encoding META domain-containing protein: MLPLSPLRSTLLLAALLGLGSCAKDDAPVPAPVYLLDQRWVLTQVQGQPVPAGTPETTLLLESVGNVNGGRAACNTYGGLYTLAAGTPQLRFTAQSSTRATCPEQAQETIYLQLLPNTARYAISNGTLRLYNDTHATPLLEFRAGK, encoded by the coding sequence ATGCTTCCGCTTTCCCCGCTGCGCTCCACCCTACTGCTTGCAGCTTTGCTGGGCCTGGGCTCCTGCGCCAAAGACGATGCCCCCGTGCCCGCCCCGGTGTACCTGCTCGACCAGCGCTGGGTGCTGACTCAGGTGCAGGGCCAGCCCGTGCCGGCCGGCACCCCCGAAACCACGCTGCTGCTGGAGTCGGTGGGCAATGTCAACGGCGGACGGGCCGCGTGCAACACCTACGGGGGCTTGTACACGCTGGCCGCCGGCACGCCACAGTTGCGGTTTACTGCCCAAAGCAGCACCCGCGCCACCTGCCCCGAGCAGGCCCAGGAAACCATTTACCTGCAACTATTGCCCAACACGGCCCGCTACGCCATCAGCAACGGCACCCTGCGCCTCTACAACGACACCCACGCCACGCCGCTACTGGAGTTCCGGGCCGGGAAGTAA